One Myripristis murdjan chromosome 17, fMyrMur1.1, whole genome shotgun sequence DNA segment encodes these proteins:
- the LOC115375375 gene encoding protein NLRC3-like, producing the protein RELKSKLKKKFDCVFEGIAKAGNPTLLNQIYTELYITEGGSGELNEEHEVRWIETASRKPDTPETPITCEDIFKPLPGRDGPIRAVMTKGVAGIGKTVLTQKFTLDWAEHKANQHIHFTFPFTFRELNLLRGKKLSLVELVHHFFTQTKEAGISRFEHFQVVLIFDGLDECRLPLDFNNNQILTDVTESTSVDVLLTNLIKGNLLPSARLWITTRPAAANQISPECVDMVTEVRGFTDPQKEEYFRKRFRDEEQASRIISHIKTSRSLHIMCHIPVFCWITATVLEDVLKTSEGGDLPKTLTEMYIHFLVVQSKVQNIKYHGRAGTDLYWTPETRKMIRSLGKLAFEQLEKGNLIFYEADLAECGIDIRAASVYSGVFTQIFKEERGLYQDKVFCFVHLSLQEFLAALYVFVTFINSGVNLLSEEQSTSSKKSELHLLQSAVDKALQSPNGHLDLFLRFLLGLSLPTNQTLLRGLMTQTGSGSQTNQKTVQFIKEKIQDSPSPERSINLFHCLNELNDHSLVEQIQWYLRSGRLSTLKLSPAQWPALGFILLSSEEHLEVFDLKKYSASEEALLRLLPVVKVSRKSV; encoded by the coding sequence cgtgaactcaaatctaagctgaagaagaagtttgactgtgtgtttgaggggattgctaaagcaggaaacccaacacttctgaatcagatctacacagagctgtacatcacagagggagggagtggagagctcaatgaggaacatgaggtcaggtggattgaaacagcatccaggaaaccagacacaccagaaacaccaatcacatgtgaggacatctttaaacctttacctggaagagatggaccaatcagagcagtgatgacaaagggagtggctggcattgggaaaacagtcttaacacagaagttcactctggactgggctgaacacaaagccaaccagcatatccacttcacatttccattcactttcagagagctgaatctgctgagagggaaaaagttgagcttggtggaacttgttcatcacttcttcactcagaccaaagaagcaggaatcagcaggtttgagcacttccaggttgtgttgatctttgacggtctggatgagtgtcgacttcctctggacttcaacaacaaccagatcctgactgatgttacagagtccacctcagtggacgttctgctgacaaacctcatcaaggggaacctgcttccctctgctcgcctctggataaccacacgacccgcagcggccaatcagatctctcctgagtgcgttgacatggtgacagaggtgagaggcttcactgacccacagaaggaggaatacttcaggaagagattcagagatgaggagcaggccagcagaatcatctcccacatcaagacgtcccgaagcctccacatcatgtgccacatcccagtcttctgctggatcactgctacagttctggaggacgtgttgaaaaccagtgagggaggagacctgcccaagaccctgactgagatgtacatccacttcctggtggttcagtccaaagtgcagaacatcaagtatcatgggagagctgggaCAGATCTATACTGGACACCAGAGACCAGGAAGATGATCCGGTCtttgggaaaactggcttttgagcagctggagaaaggcaacctgatcttctatgaagcagacctggcagagtgtggcattgatatcagagcagcctcagtgtactcaggagtgttcacacagatctttaaagaggagcgtgggctgtaccaggacaaggttttctgcttcgtccatctgagccttcaggagtttctggctgctctttatgtctttgtgaccttcatcaactctggagtcaatctgctgtcagaagaacaGTCAACCTcctccaagaaatctgaactacacctcctccagagtgctgtggacaaggccttacagagtccaaatggacacctggacttgttcctgcgcttcctcctgggtctttcactgccaaccaatcagactctcctacgaggcctgatgacacagacaggaagtggctcacagaccaatcagaaaacagtccagttcatcaaggagaagatccaggacagtccctctccagagagaagcatcaacctgttccactgtctgaatgagctgaatgaccattctctagtggagcaGATACAGtggtacctgagatcaggacgtctctccacactcaaactgtcccctgctcagtggccagctctgggcttcatcttactgtcatcagaagaacatctggaggtgtttgacctgaagaaatactctgcttcagaggaggctcttctgaggctgctgccagtggtcaaagtctccaggaaatctgtgtag